From a single Equus asinus isolate D_3611 breed Donkey chromosome 2, EquAss-T2T_v2, whole genome shotgun sequence genomic region:
- the NOLC1 gene encoding nucleolar and coiled-body phosphoprotein 1 isoform X3 produces the protein MADAGLRRVVPSDLYPLVLGFLRDNQLSEVANKFAKATGATQQDANASSLLDIYSFWLNRSTKAPKRKLQANGPVTKKAKKKTSSSDSSEDSSEEEKAQGPPSKKAAVPTKRATLPQHPGKAASKASESSSSEESSDEEEEDKKKKPVQKGVKPQAKAVKAPPKKAKSSDSDSDSSSEDESPKNQKPKTTPVAAKAQAKAPAKPGSPARATPKVANGKAGSSSSSSSSSSSSSSSDDSEEEKAAAISKKTLPKKQVMAKAPVKAAATPPQKSSSSEDSSSDDDDEEEEQRKPMKKKPGPYSSVPPPSAPPPKKSLGTQAPKKAAEKKQAVVSSEDSSDESDSSSEEEKKPSAKAVISKAATKPAPAKKAAESSSDSSDSDSSEDEAPAKAASTTKSPSSKPAATPKQPAAKPATIPKQPVGNGQKPLTRKADSSSSEEESSSSEEEKTKKTVATPKSKVTAKAALSLPAKQASQGGGDSTSDSDSSSSEEEEEEKTSKPPVKKKPQKAAGAVAPSKPAPTKKAKVEGSSSSSSDDSSEEEEGEEEKPKSKGSPRPQAPKTNGTSALTPQNGKADRDGNEEEEEKKKVAVAVSKPGKKRKQNEAAKEAETPQAKKIKPQTPNTFPKRKKGEKRASSPFRRIREEEIEVDARVADNSFDAKRGAAGDWGERANQVLKFTKGKSFRHEKTKKKRGSYRGGSISVQVNSIKFDSE, from the exons ATGGCGGACGCCGGCTTGCGCCGCGTGGTTCCCAGCGACCTGTATCCCCTCGTGCTCGGCTTTTTGCGGGATAACCAGCTCTCGGAGGTGGCCAATAAGTTCGCCAAGGCAACAGGCGCT ACCCAGCAGGATGCCAATGCCTCTTCCCTCTTGGACATCTATAGCTTCTGGCTCAA CAGGTCCACTAAGGCCCCAAAGCGGAAGTTACAGGCAAATGGACCAGTGACTAAGAAGGCTAAGAAAAAGACATCATCCAGTGATAGCAGTGAGGACAGCAGTGAGGAGGAGAAAGCCCAAGGGCCTCCGTCTAAGAAAGCTG CTGTACCTACCAAGCGGGCCACTCTGCCTCAGCATCCTGGAAAGGCTGCATCCAAAGCATCAGAGAGCAGCAGCAGTGAAGAATCcagtgatgaggaggaggaggacaaaaagaaaaagcctgtCCAG AAGGGAGTTAAGCCCCAAGCTAAGGCAGTCAAAGCTCCTCCTAAGAAGGCCAAGAgttctgattctgattctgacTCAAGCTCAGAGGATGAGTCACCAAAGAACCAGAAGCCAAAGACAACACCTGTGGCAGCTAAAGCTCAGGCTAAGGCCCCAGCCAAACCAG gCTCACCAGCTCGGGCAACACCTAAAGTAGCCAATGGCAAAGCaggtagcagcagcagcagcagcagcagcagcagcagtagtagtaGCAGTGATGActcagaggaggagaaggcagcagCCATCTCCAAAAAG ACCTTACCTAAAAAGCAAGTTATGGCCAAGGCCCCAGTGAAAGCAGCTGCCACCCCTCCCCAAAAGAGTTCCAGCAGTGAGGACTCCtccagtgatgatgatgatgaggaggaggagcagagaaaaCCCATGAAGAAAAAACCAG GTCCCTATAGTTCAGTCCCCCCACCTTCTGCTCCCCCACCCAAGAAGTCCCTGGGAACCCAGGCTCCCAAGAAAGCTGCAGAGAAGAAACAGGCTGTGGTGAGCAGTGAAGACAGCAGTGATGAGTCTG ATTCAAgttctgaggaagaaaagaaaccctCGGCTAAGGCAGTCATCTCTAAAGCAGCCACTAAACCAGCTCCAGCAAAGAAGGCAGCAGAGAGCTCTTCAGACAGCTCAG ACTCGGACAGTTCTGAGGATGAGGCTCCTGCCAAGGCAGCCAGTACCACCAAGAGTCCGTCAAGTAAGCCAGCTGCCACTCCCAAGCAGCCTGCAGCTAAACCAGCCACAATTCCCAAGCAGCCTGTAGGCAATGGCCAAAAGCCTCTGACCAGAAAGGCTGACAGCAGCTCCAGTGAGGAGGAGAGCAGCTCCAGTGAGGAGGAGAAGACGAAGAAGACCGTAGCCACTCCTAAGTCCAAGGTGACGGCCAAAGCAGCTCTGTCTTTGCCTGCCAAACAGGCCTCTCAGGGTGGTGGGGACAGCACCTCTGATTCGGACAGCTccagcagtgaggaagaggaggaggagaagacatCTAAACCTCCAGTTaaaaagaagccacagaaggCAGCAGGAGCTGTAGCCCCTTCTAAGCCAGCCCCCACAAAGAAGGCAAAGGTGGAGGGCAGCAGCAGTTCTTCCTCTGATGACtccagtgaggaggaggagggggaggaggagaagcccAAGAGCAAGGGCAGTCCAAGACCACAAGCCCCTAAGACCAATGGCACCTCTGCACTGACTCCTCAGAATGGAAAAGCAGACAGGGACGgcaatgaggaagaggaagaaaagaaaaaggtagcAGTGGCGGTTTCTAAGCCAG GCAAGAAGCGGAAGCAAAATGAGGCTGCCAAGGAGGCAGAGACTCCTCAAGCCAAGAAGATAAAGCCCCAGACCCCCAACACATttccaaaaaggaagaaa GGAGAAAAAAGGGCATCGTCCCCATTCCGAAGAAtcagagaggaggaaattgaggtggATGCTCGAGTGGCAGACAACTCCTTTGATGCCAAG CGAGGTGCAGCTGGAGACTGGGGGGAGCGAGCCAATCAGGTTCTGAAGTTCACCAAAGGCAAATCCTTCCGGCATGAGAAAACCAAGAAGAAGCGGGGCAGCTACCGGGGAGGCTCCATCTCTGTCCAGGTCAATTCCATTAAGTTTGATAGCGAGTGA
- the NOLC1 gene encoding nucleolar and coiled-body phosphoprotein 1 isoform X4 — MADAGLRRVVPSDLYPLVLGFLRDNQLSEVANKFAKATGATQQDANASSLLDIYSFWLKSTKAPKRKLQANGPVTKKAKKKTSSSDSSEDSSEEEKAQGPPSKKAAVPTKRATLPQHPGKAASKASESSSSEESSDEEEEDKKKKPVQKGVKPQAKAVKAPPKKAKSSDSDSDSSSEDESPKNQKPKTTPVAAKAQAKAPAKPGSPARATPKVANGKAGSSSSSSSSSSSSSSSDDSEEEKAAAISKKTLPKKQVMAKAPVKAAATPPQKSSSSEDSSSDDDDEEEEQRKPMKKKPGPYSSVPPPSAPPPKKSLGTQAPKKAAEKKQAVVSSEDSSDESDSSSEEEKKPSAKAVISKAATKPAPAKKAAESSSDSSDSDSSEDEAPAKAASTTKSPSSKPAATPKQPAAKPATIPKQPVGNGQKPLTRKADSSSSEEESSSSEEEKTKKTVATPKSKVTAKAALSLPAKQASQGGGDSTSDSDSSSSEEEEEEKTSKPPVKKKPQKAAGAVAPSKPAPTKKAKVEGSSSSSSDDSSEEEEGEEEKPKSKGSPRPQAPKTNGTSALTPQNGKADRDGNEEEEEKKKVAVAVSKPGKKRKQNEAAKEAETPQAKKIKPQTPNTFPKRKKGEKRASSPFRRIREEEIEVDARVADNSFDAKRGAAGDWGERANQVLKFTKGKSFRHEKTKKKRGSYRGGSISVQVNSIKFDSE, encoded by the exons ATGGCGGACGCCGGCTTGCGCCGCGTGGTTCCCAGCGACCTGTATCCCCTCGTGCTCGGCTTTTTGCGGGATAACCAGCTCTCGGAGGTGGCCAATAAGTTCGCCAAGGCAACAGGCGCT ACCCAGCAGGATGCCAATGCCTCTTCCCTCTTGGACATCTATAGCTTCTGGCTCAA GTCCACTAAGGCCCCAAAGCGGAAGTTACAGGCAAATGGACCAGTGACTAAGAAGGCTAAGAAAAAGACATCATCCAGTGATAGCAGTGAGGACAGCAGTGAGGAGGAGAAAGCCCAAGGGCCTCCGTCTAAGAAAGCTG CTGTACCTACCAAGCGGGCCACTCTGCCTCAGCATCCTGGAAAGGCTGCATCCAAAGCATCAGAGAGCAGCAGCAGTGAAGAATCcagtgatgaggaggaggaggacaaaaagaaaaagcctgtCCAG AAGGGAGTTAAGCCCCAAGCTAAGGCAGTCAAAGCTCCTCCTAAGAAGGCCAAGAgttctgattctgattctgacTCAAGCTCAGAGGATGAGTCACCAAAGAACCAGAAGCCAAAGACAACACCTGTGGCAGCTAAAGCTCAGGCTAAGGCCCCAGCCAAACCAG gCTCACCAGCTCGGGCAACACCTAAAGTAGCCAATGGCAAAGCaggtagcagcagcagcagcagcagcagcagcagcagtagtagtaGCAGTGATGActcagaggaggagaaggcagcagCCATCTCCAAAAAG ACCTTACCTAAAAAGCAAGTTATGGCCAAGGCCCCAGTGAAAGCAGCTGCCACCCCTCCCCAAAAGAGTTCCAGCAGTGAGGACTCCtccagtgatgatgatgatgaggaggaggagcagagaaaaCCCATGAAGAAAAAACCAG GTCCCTATAGTTCAGTCCCCCCACCTTCTGCTCCCCCACCCAAGAAGTCCCTGGGAACCCAGGCTCCCAAGAAAGCTGCAGAGAAGAAACAGGCTGTGGTGAGCAGTGAAGACAGCAGTGATGAGTCTG ATTCAAgttctgaggaagaaaagaaaccctCGGCTAAGGCAGTCATCTCTAAAGCAGCCACTAAACCAGCTCCAGCAAAGAAGGCAGCAGAGAGCTCTTCAGACAGCTCAG ACTCGGACAGTTCTGAGGATGAGGCTCCTGCCAAGGCAGCCAGTACCACCAAGAGTCCGTCAAGTAAGCCAGCTGCCACTCCCAAGCAGCCTGCAGCTAAACCAGCCACAATTCCCAAGCAGCCTGTAGGCAATGGCCAAAAGCCTCTGACCAGAAAGGCTGACAGCAGCTCCAGTGAGGAGGAGAGCAGCTCCAGTGAGGAGGAGAAGACGAAGAAGACCGTAGCCACTCCTAAGTCCAAGGTGACGGCCAAAGCAGCTCTGTCTTTGCCTGCCAAACAGGCCTCTCAGGGTGGTGGGGACAGCACCTCTGATTCGGACAGCTccagcagtgaggaagaggaggaggagaagacatCTAAACCTCCAGTTaaaaagaagccacagaaggCAGCAGGAGCTGTAGCCCCTTCTAAGCCAGCCCCCACAAAGAAGGCAAAGGTGGAGGGCAGCAGCAGTTCTTCCTCTGATGACtccagtgaggaggaggagggggaggaggagaagcccAAGAGCAAGGGCAGTCCAAGACCACAAGCCCCTAAGACCAATGGCACCTCTGCACTGACTCCTCAGAATGGAAAAGCAGACAGGGACGgcaatgaggaagaggaagaaaagaaaaaggtagcAGTGGCGGTTTCTAAGCCAG GCAAGAAGCGGAAGCAAAATGAGGCTGCCAAGGAGGCAGAGACTCCTCAAGCCAAGAAGATAAAGCCCCAGACCCCCAACACATttccaaaaaggaagaaa GGAGAAAAAAGGGCATCGTCCCCATTCCGAAGAAtcagagaggaggaaattgaggtggATGCTCGAGTGGCAGACAACTCCTTTGATGCCAAG CGAGGTGCAGCTGGAGACTGGGGGGAGCGAGCCAATCAGGTTCTGAAGTTCACCAAAGGCAAATCCTTCCGGCATGAGAAAACCAAGAAGAAGCGGGGCAGCTACCGGGGAGGCTCCATCTCTGTCCAGGTCAATTCCATTAAGTTTGATAGCGAGTGA